A genomic region of Papaver somniferum cultivar HN1 chromosome 7, ASM357369v1, whole genome shotgun sequence contains the following coding sequences:
- the LOC113293660 gene encoding uncharacterized protein LOC113293660: protein MLRSGLSSVITLRKLVLVVLLCEVTDMNLVTKKAVVKTMDTSSCWRRTMKLKPTIVINAPILMRKPGRPRVNRRRSYDESQSKKKPRSCSKCKQTGHNKTTCGGGAVGLNPKAKRLRTEVDGQTFTSINYNHGQSRTGKRKNNGNNNINLAESSQPGGSLVD, encoded by the exons ATGCTAAGGAGTGGTCTGAGTTCTGTAATAACTTTAAGGAAGTTGGTCCTGGTGGTCCTTCTGTGCGAGGTGACCGATATGAATTTGGTGACCAAGAAGGCAGTAGTGAAG ACGATGGATACGAGCAGTTGTTGGAGACGGACGATGAAGCTGAAG CCAACCATTGTGATCAATGCTCCGATACTCATGAGGAAACCGGGAAGGCCTAGAGTGAATAGGAGGAGGAGCTACGATGAATCACAATCTAAGAAGAAACCTAGGTCCTGTAGCAAGTGCAAACAAACTGGTCACAACAAAACTACTTGTGGGGGTGGCGCAGTTGGTTTAAATCCGAAGGCAAAGAGACTTAGAACTGAGGTAGATGGTCAGACTTTCACAAGCATTAACTATAATCACGGTCAAAGCCGCACTGGAAAACGTAAGAATAATGGCAACAACAACATTAATCTTGCTGAATCTTCACAACCTGGAGGATCACTAGTTGATTAA